A part of Larkinella insperata genomic DNA contains:
- a CDS encoding ATP-binding protein — MKEVAKVVLDKELDLIQAYKRTMKLAELAGLPLADQTSFATAVSEIAQDVMAHRHAMTLTLGLSEEKERHLLARIQVKNYRLNGSSQTGIQYARQLVTHLALAESECGSEITLQFRLPAQDRLSDVTLQEWEGHLRDEPVLSPIEQIRQHNRQVQQLAEQLRESENQYQTLTNSLPLMIFTATNEGQFLYTNKWLLDYTGTTLDVLNDRGWRSVVHADDAYKNWHWREHLPAQTNFQNEIRIRNAATGEYIWHLINATAILNDEKQVISWNGFLVNIHAQKMMDRTLKDNQELTETKQQLEQYQLELQMNIGELNRSNQELAEFAYVASHDLQEPLRKIQSFGTLLLEQASSELNSSAKDMIHRMHSAAERMHVLIKDLLSYSRLNTHQQTFRPVDLNDLVNEVMVDLELNIRERNAQIKCQSLPTIKGNPLQLRQMFQNLLSNALKFRSPERPPQIRVRTEKVTIFDIPVPMRKREPAYLAISVEDNGIGFDERYHDRIFQLFQRLHSRDQYAGTGIGLTICKKVAEMHGGTIAAQSTPGEGATFTVYLPVSVLVKTAVVGTEL; from the coding sequence ATGAAGGAAGTAGCGAAAGTCGTTTTAGACAAAGAACTGGATTTGATTCAGGCGTATAAAAGGACGATGAAACTGGCGGAGTTAGCGGGTCTGCCCCTGGCTGATCAAACCTCATTTGCAACGGCGGTTTCTGAAATAGCCCAGGATGTCATGGCTCACCGTCACGCGATGACGCTGACGCTGGGCCTTTCGGAGGAAAAAGAACGGCACTTGCTGGCCAGGATTCAGGTGAAAAACTACCGGCTCAACGGATCCAGCCAGACCGGCATTCAGTATGCCCGACAATTAGTGACCCACCTCGCCCTGGCCGAAAGCGAATGCGGCTCGGAAATTACCCTCCAATTCCGACTCCCAGCTCAGGACCGGCTCAGCGACGTTACCCTTCAGGAATGGGAAGGGCACTTACGCGATGAACCCGTTCTTTCTCCCATTGAGCAGATCCGGCAGCACAACCGGCAAGTGCAGCAACTGGCCGAACAGCTCCGGGAGAGCGAAAACCAGTACCAAACGCTAACGAATTCGCTGCCGCTGATGATTTTTACGGCCACGAATGAAGGCCAATTCCTATATACCAATAAATGGTTGCTGGATTACACCGGCACGACCCTCGACGTGCTGAATGACCGTGGCTGGCGGAGCGTCGTTCATGCCGACGATGCGTACAAAAACTGGCACTGGCGGGAACACCTTCCGGCACAAACCAATTTTCAGAACGAAATCCGGATCCGAAACGCGGCCACGGGTGAATACATCTGGCACCTGATCAACGCAACGGCCATTCTTAACGATGAAAAACAGGTGATTTCCTGGAACGGCTTTCTGGTGAACATTCACGCCCAGAAGATGATGGACCGGACCCTGAAAGACAACCAGGAACTGACCGAAACCAAACAGCAGCTCGAGCAGTATCAACTGGAACTGCAAATGAACATTGGTGAGTTAAACCGGAGCAACCAGGAACTGGCCGAGTTTGCTTACGTAGCCTCCCACGATCTGCAGGAACCGTTACGAAAAATCCAGTCGTTTGGCACGCTGCTCCTTGAGCAGGCTTCGTCTGAACTAAATTCTTCGGCGAAAGACATGATTCATCGTATGCACTCGGCGGCCGAGCGGATGCACGTCCTGATCAAGGACCTGCTCTCCTACTCCCGGCTTAACACCCACCAGCAAACCTTCCGGCCGGTCGATCTCAACGATCTGGTCAACGAAGTTATGGTTGACCTGGAACTTAACATCCGGGAACGCAACGCCCAGATCAAATGCCAGTCTCTGCCGACCATCAAGGGGAATCCGCTGCAACTCCGGCAGATGTTTCAGAATCTGCTTTCCAACGCCCTGAAATTCCGGTCGCCGGAACGGCCGCCCCAAATCCGGGTTCGCACCGAGAAAGTAACCATTTTCGATATTCCGGTTCCCATGCGGAAGCGGGAGCCGGCTTACCTGGCCATCAGCGTTGAAGACAACGGCATTGGTTTCGACGAGCGCTACCACGACCGGATTTTTCAGCTGTTCCAACGGCTCCACAGCCGGGATCAGTACGCCGGAACGGGTATCGGCCTGACCATCTGCAAGAAAGTGGCCGAGATGCACGGCGGTACCATCGCGGCCCAGAGCACTCCCGGCGAAGGAGCAACATTTACAGTTTATTTACCAGTCAGTGTACTCGTAAAAACAGCGGTGGTCGGCACGGAATTGTAA
- a CDS encoding response regulator: MAENTIQILVIEDEAVLALYVSDLLEAQGYEVVGIADNGPEALTLYQQHRVDLILCDINLKGDWDGIETVEKMLTFKPAPLIYVTALTDKETIERAKQTFPAAYLAKPIRPDNLRIAVDLAIHTFVTKKRTALTPGETRPAATEKDSSSRETILRIEEQVFIKHNYQFVRIALEDILLLEADNAYTTIITSSHKYALRLALGTTLNRLDFRPLVRVHRSYVVNVKKISGFNEREIHIHSLTIPLSQQYKDDFMRQFQYR; the protein is encoded by the coding sequence ATGGCGGAAAATACAATTCAAATTCTGGTGATTGAAGACGAAGCGGTCCTGGCGTTGTACGTGAGTGATCTGCTGGAGGCTCAGGGCTACGAAGTCGTGGGAATTGCTGATAATGGCCCGGAAGCCCTGACGCTTTACCAACAACACCGGGTCGACCTGATTCTGTGCGACATCAACCTGAAAGGCGATTGGGATGGCATCGAAACGGTCGAGAAAATGCTAACCTTCAAACCCGCGCCCCTCATTTACGTTACGGCTCTGACGGATAAAGAAACCATCGAACGCGCCAAACAAACGTTTCCGGCGGCTTACCTGGCCAAACCCATTCGTCCGGATAACCTGCGCATTGCCGTCGATCTGGCCATTCATACTTTTGTGACGAAAAAACGGACCGCCCTGACACCCGGCGAAACCAGACCGGCCGCAACCGAGAAAGATAGCTCCAGCCGGGAAACCATCCTGCGCATCGAAGAACAGGTGTTCATCAAGCATAACTACCAGTTTGTCCGCATTGCGCTGGAAGATATTCTGCTGCTCGAAGCCGATAATGCCTATACGACCATCATCACCTCATCCCATAAGTATGCCCTGCGGCTGGCGCTCGGTACGACGCTCAACCGGCTGGACTTTCGTCCGCTGGTGCGGGTTCACCGCTCTTACGTGGTGAATGTTAAAAAAATATCCGGTTTTAACGAGCGGGAGATTCATATCCATTCACTCACCATTCCGTTGAGCCAACAGTATAAGGACGATTTTATGCGCCAGTTTCAATACCGCTGA
- a CDS encoding sensor histidine kinase — protein sequence MKFPLRLLFVLFLPIGYGMGQTTPPTTYTALQAQVADLPDTVRFERLSDFCRHMQEKAQFDESARAIPDLMRIAQRNRNQSLLGRTYMVMGYQERGLNKVTPAIDNFQRAQVIFGTAGQYQRQIRALQRIDNIYVHLRELTMAEKYCLRALQIARQHKLEGEVANLYTDLATIADIRKNYTKALDYNEKAIQIYRARKEDYSATLFNRGIILKNAGRYQESIDTYAQCLAIAQRTNDHLLAGMVYVNLPNTLLLLNRADEAERYIRRALKWARQQPQSQFYYQYIYETLTDIYQKRGQYQQALAYHKQWVMYRDSLFNAEKSRQLIEIETRYQTREKQQQILQLDADNLRKKQQVGWLVAGIALLVLLLGMMAWQYRTIRRMNQALGETNQTLSQANQRISQQAVQLKELMKELHHRVKNNLAIVSSLLYLQSNRLEDENAIRAVRDGQQRVEAMSLIHQQLYQTDNVTLVSMPEYIGDLVHGLMQSFSHKDALALQLDIDPIEVDVEMAVPLGLIINELVTNVFKHAFRDVAQPQLSLRLWTDEHLFLEVKDNGPGVDIDQWQKPGRSFGKRLIQSLTKQVGARLEIHNEGGTCFRLIIPPVPTVGGWKSRSVTVSDSVLV from the coding sequence ATGAAATTCCCGCTGAGGCTGCTTTTCGTCCTGTTTCTGCCGATTGGGTACGGGATGGGGCAAACCACCCCGCCAACTACGTATACGGCTTTGCAGGCTCAGGTAGCCGACCTACCCGATACGGTTCGCTTTGAGCGGCTCTCCGATTTTTGCCGACATATGCAGGAAAAGGCTCAATTCGATGAATCGGCCCGGGCCATTCCCGACCTGATGCGGATTGCCCAGCGAAACCGCAACCAGTCGCTGCTGGGCCGAACCTACATGGTGATGGGGTACCAGGAACGGGGGCTTAATAAAGTAACACCAGCAATTGATAACTTTCAGCGAGCCCAGGTGATTTTTGGGACCGCTGGCCAATACCAGCGGCAAATCCGGGCTTTGCAGCGCATCGACAATATTTACGTCCATTTGCGGGAGTTGACAATGGCCGAAAAGTATTGCCTTCGGGCCCTGCAGATTGCCCGGCAGCACAAACTGGAAGGGGAAGTAGCCAATCTCTATACCGACCTTGCTACGATTGCAGACATTCGAAAGAACTACACCAAGGCACTGGATTACAACGAGAAAGCCATTCAAATCTACCGTGCCCGGAAAGAAGATTATTCGGCTACGTTGTTTAACCGGGGCATCATCCTTAAAAACGCCGGTCGGTATCAGGAGTCGATCGACACTTACGCGCAGTGTCTGGCCATTGCTCAACGGACGAACGACCACCTGCTCGCGGGCATGGTTTACGTTAATCTTCCCAACACCCTGCTGCTGCTAAACCGGGCTGACGAAGCCGAGCGCTACATCCGGCGGGCCCTCAAATGGGCCCGGCAGCAACCCCAAAGCCAGTTTTATTACCAGTACATCTACGAAACGCTGACGGACATTTACCAGAAGCGGGGCCAGTATCAGCAGGCGCTGGCGTACCATAAACAGTGGGTTATGTACCGGGATAGCCTCTTTAATGCCGAGAAAAGCCGTCAGCTGATCGAGATCGAAACCCGCTATCAGACCCGGGAAAAACAGCAGCAGATTCTGCAGTTGGATGCCGACAACCTGCGGAAGAAACAGCAGGTTGGCTGGCTGGTGGCCGGTATAGCCCTGCTGGTTCTGCTCTTGGGTATGATGGCGTGGCAGTACCGCACCATCCGGCGGATGAACCAGGCGCTGGGAGAAACCAATCAAACGCTTTCGCAGGCCAACCAGCGCATCAGCCAGCAGGCGGTTCAGCTTAAGGAACTAATGAAAGAATTACACCACCGGGTGAAAAATAACCTGGCGATTGTATCGAGTCTGCTCTATTTGCAGTCTAACCGGCTGGAGGACGAAAACGCCATCCGGGCCGTGCGGGACGGTCAGCAGCGGGTTGAGGCCATGTCGCTGATTCACCAGCAATTGTACCAGACTGATAATGTAACTCTGGTGAGTATGCCCGAATACATTGGTGATCTGGTACACGGGCTGATGCAGTCGTTCAGCCACAAAGATGCGCTGGCGCTGCAACTGGATATCGATCCCATCGAAGTCGATGTCGAAATGGCCGTTCCGCTGGGATTGATTATCAATGAACTGGTCACCAATGTGTTTAAACACGCTTTTCGGGATGTCGCCCAGCCGCAACTGAGCCTCCGTTTATGGACGGATGAACACTTGTTTCTGGAAGTGAAAGACAATGGACCGGGCGTCGACATCGATCAGTGGCAAAAGCCGGGGCGCTCCTTCGGCAAACGGCTGATCCAGTCGCTGACCAAGCAGGTTGGCGCCCGGCTGGAAATTCACAATGAGGGAGGAACCTGTTTTCGACTGATCATTCCGCCCGTTCCAACCGTTGGCGGCTGGAAAAGCCGTTCGGTTACCGTGAGTGATTCGGTATTGGTTTAG
- a CDS encoding family 43 glycosylhydrolase: MDISYRYNFEQLNERISYRSGADPVIINHKVGNKPGEYFLFVTISGGWWKSKDLVNWQYVVPDKWPMEDMCAPAAVSVRDTLFLFQSTFEQRPIFYSTEPEKGKLKFYNRWLPRLPKDIGPWDPALFHDPDTDKWYMYWGSSNVYPIFGAELDHSRRLTYKNPEPSKAYQPMLWLDPWQHGWERFGPNHSDPIKPFTEGAWMTKHNGKYYLQYGAPGTEYNVYANGTYVGKDPLGPFEYAPYNPIAYKPGGYATGTGHGNTFQDNFGNYWNTGTTWLGIVWGMERRIVMHPAGFDKDDQLYANTRFGDFPHRLPTRQWQNSNELFTGWMLLNYKKPVTASSTLDTLRAELTVDENPRTFWVPTKNQSGETLTTDLGAEHDVRAVQVNYVDYKNTIFDSDSTVYTQFRLYASKDGKKWDKIADLTQEPRRDRACAYVELSAPVRARYIRYEHVYTAGPYVAINGFRVFGNGLGKAPATPAKLTVVRQKDQRNADITWQKVPGAVGYNILWGIGKDKLYQTYQIWNDQPNQLELRALNVGVPYYFAIEAFNENGVSTVSQVIGPQ, encoded by the coding sequence ATGGACATCAGCTATCGGTATAATTTTGAACAATTGAACGAACGGATTTCCTACCGTTCCGGTGCCGACCCGGTTATTATTAACCATAAAGTGGGCAACAAGCCGGGCGAATATTTCCTGTTTGTAACCATTTCGGGCGGCTGGTGGAAGTCGAAGGATTTGGTAAACTGGCAGTATGTGGTTCCGGATAAGTGGCCGATGGAAGATATGTGCGCCCCGGCGGCTGTGTCGGTGCGGGATACGCTGTTTCTGTTTCAGTCGACGTTTGAACAACGGCCCATTTTCTATTCCACCGAGCCGGAGAAAGGCAAGCTGAAGTTTTACAACCGCTGGCTGCCCCGATTGCCCAAAGATATCGGCCCCTGGGACCCGGCGCTCTTTCACGACCCTGACACGGATAAATGGTACATGTACTGGGGTTCCTCCAACGTTTATCCCATCTTCGGGGCGGAACTCGACCACAGCCGCCGGTTGACGTACAAAAATCCGGAACCGTCCAAGGCCTACCAGCCCATGTTGTGGCTAGACCCCTGGCAGCACGGCTGGGAGCGTTTCGGACCCAACCATTCCGACCCCATCAAACCATTCACGGAAGGGGCCTGGATGACCAAGCACAACGGCAAATATTACCTTCAGTACGGTGCGCCCGGTACTGAGTACAACGTTTACGCCAACGGCACCTACGTGGGGAAAGACCCGCTCGGCCCCTTTGAGTATGCGCCCTACAACCCGATTGCCTACAAGCCGGGCGGCTATGCCACCGGTACGGGGCACGGCAACACATTTCAGGATAATTTTGGGAATTACTGGAACACCGGTACCACCTGGCTGGGTATCGTCTGGGGCATGGAGCGCCGGATTGTTATGCACCCCGCCGGTTTCGACAAAGACGATCAGTTGTACGCCAATACGCGCTTCGGGGATTTTCCGCACCGCCTGCCCACCCGCCAGTGGCAGAACAGCAACGAACTGTTTACGGGCTGGATGTTACTCAATTACAAAAAGCCGGTGACGGCTTCTTCTACCCTCGATACGCTACGGGCTGAACTAACCGTCGACGAAAACCCGCGCACCTTCTGGGTACCTACGAAAAACCAGTCCGGCGAAACCCTGACGACGGATCTGGGCGCAGAGCACGACGTTCGGGCGGTGCAGGTCAATTACGTCGATTATAAAAATACCATTTTTGACAGTGACTCTACGGTTTATACGCAGTTTCGTCTCTACGCGTCCAAGGATGGTAAAAAGTGGGACAAAATTGCCGATCTGACACAGGAACCCCGGCGGGACCGGGCCTGCGCCTACGTCGAATTATCCGCCCCCGTGCGGGCACGGTACATACGGTACGAGCACGTCTACACGGCCGGGCCGTACGTGGCCATCAACGGTTTTCGGGTGTTTGGAAATGGTTTGGGAAAGGCACCGGCGACCCCTGCTAAGTTAACCGTCGTGCGGCAGAAAGACCAGCGGAATGCCGACATTACCTGGCAGAAAGTGCCGGGCGCGGTGGGATATAACATTCTGTGGGGAATCGGGAAAGACAAACTCTACCAGACCTACCAGATCTGGAACGACCAGCCCAATCAACTGGAGCTTCGGGCGCTTAACGTTGGCGTGCCGTACTATTTCGCCATCGAAGCGTTCAATGAAAACGGGGTTTCGACGGTGAGCCAGGTGATCGGACCGCAGTAA
- a CDS encoding 3-keto-disaccharide hydrolase: protein MNKILLLIGWLLTSLTFAQTTQKHPKTSGKDWKPLFAADLSDAGFPKGIWSVESGVLTATEDIPIWTKKTYKNFILDLEFKNATGTNSGVFVYCSDTANFIPNSVEIQIADDYSEQWSKAPASWQCGAFFGHKPAVRPRVVKPAGEWNRYTITCQGKHITVLLNGQLVNEIDMSQWTSGKTNPDGSAIPNWLNKPWATLPNEGNVGFQGKHAGAPIYFRNIKIKELN, encoded by the coding sequence ATGAACAAGATTCTCCTATTGATCGGCTGGCTGCTGACCAGCCTGACGTTTGCCCAAACTACGCAGAAACACCCCAAGACCTCCGGAAAAGACTGGAAACCGCTTTTTGCCGCCGACCTGTCCGATGCCGGTTTTCCGAAGGGAATCTGGAGCGTCGAAAGCGGTGTGCTGACCGCAACGGAAGACATTCCCATCTGGACGAAAAAGACCTACAAAAACTTCATTCTGGACCTGGAATTTAAAAATGCGACCGGTACCAACAGCGGGGTTTTCGTTTATTGCAGCGATACGGCCAATTTTATTCCAAACTCCGTTGAGATACAGATTGCCGATGATTACAGTGAGCAGTGGTCCAAAGCACCGGCTTCGTGGCAGTGCGGAGCGTTTTTTGGGCATAAACCCGCCGTTCGGCCCAGGGTCGTTAAACCGGCGGGGGAGTGGAACCGCTACACCATCACCTGCCAGGGCAAACACATCACGGTTTTGCTGAACGGGCAGTTGGTCAATGAAATCGACATGAGTCAGTGGACCTCCGGTAAAACCAACCCCGATGGTTCGGCCATTCCAAACTGGCTCAACAAACCCTGGGCTACGCTGCCCAACGAAGGAAACGTCGGTTTTCAGGGCAAGCACGCCGGAGCACCGATTTACTTCAGAAATATAAAGATTAAGGAATTGAACTAA
- a CDS encoding MIP family channel protein: MRFLRSKDWKNKAFLLTKKRIMKKSLAELIGTFALVFFGCGAAGISGISATGPAGIGLLGISLAFGLTVVVMAYAIGPISGCHINPAITVSMLVAGKIKTSEAIGYIIAQFAGATLAAGVLYLIESGAPGFMMKEWALGANGWGPGYLAAYNATSAFVAETVLTFLFLLVIFKTTAKWGNSTMAGLAIGFTLVLIHLVAIPITGTSVNPARSFGPAVFAGGLAVQQLWLFIVAPILGGVLAALVWKGVFEDAVVA; the protein is encoded by the coding sequence ATTCGGTTTTTAAGGTCAAAAGATTGGAAAAACAAAGCCTTTCTTTTAACTAAAAAACGAATTATGAAAAAGTCGCTGGCTGAGTTGATCGGCACCTTTGCGCTGGTTTTCTTTGGATGCGGAGCCGCCGGTATCTCGGGAATTTCGGCAACCGGCCCCGCCGGTATCGGTCTGCTGGGCATTTCGCTTGCCTTTGGTCTGACGGTTGTCGTTATGGCGTACGCCATCGGGCCAATCTCGGGCTGTCACATCAACCCCGCCATTACGGTTTCAATGCTGGTCGCAGGAAAAATCAAAACCAGCGAAGCCATTGGTTACATCATCGCGCAATTTGCGGGTGCAACGCTGGCTGCGGGCGTTTTGTACCTGATCGAAAGCGGAGCCCCGGGTTTCATGATGAAAGAATGGGCGTTGGGGGCCAACGGCTGGGGGCCGGGCTATCTGGCTGCCTACAACGCGACGTCTGCTTTCGTTGCGGAAACGGTGCTGACCTTTCTATTTCTGCTGGTCATTTTCAAGACAACTGCCAAATGGGGGAACAGCACCATGGCGGGGCTGGCCATCGGGTTTACGCTCGTCCTGATTCATCTGGTTGCGATTCCCATCACGGGTACGTCGGTAAACCCCGCGCGCAGCTTCGGACCGGCTGTATTTGCGGGCGGTCTGGCCGTGCAGCAACTGTGGCTGTTCATCGTGGCGCCGATTCTCGGCGGGGTGCTGGCGGCTCTGGTCTGGAAAGGGGTCTTTGAAGATGCCGTCGTGGCTTAG
- a CDS encoding bifunctional alpha,alpha-trehalose-phosphate synthase (UDP-forming)/trehalose-phosphatase, which produces MKNNNRLIIVSYRLPFSIETAGGSTTVKASAGGLVTAMKSLDFSEAREKPIWIGCADFSRRTWEKHQHLVNDDFEYVPVFLERKIQQDFYNGFSNSVLWPLFHYFSTYVDYQERDFIAYQKANEAVSETVAQLLQPQDIVWVHDYHFMGLPKLIREKQPDATIGYFLHIPFPSYEILRILPYKVKEYLLTGLLGADLIGFHTNDYNIHFLQSIQINLGVQHKIWKINYQDRLIQSDSFPVGINYSLYHDSYDNEDVIVEREALKTAYQNNKIIFSVDRLDYTKGVMQRLDALEAFFRKYPEWIGRLTFILVVVPSRDEIQKYGERKVMIEQAVGRINGKYGTLIWRPIVYRYGSVPFPQLLALYTACDVALITPIRDGMNLVAKEFVAARKDHQGVLILSEMTGAANELSTALHINPMDENEVADKMKQALEMEPEEQARRIAIMQRRLKEYDVKKWASSFVESLLTMQNTQNREPTPLAPLLLNSEVDFSLQERYAQARSRLLLLDYDGTLVNYKTKPEEASPPAEVINILGRLASRRENYVVIISGRDQQTLDEWLGFLPIDMVAEHGSYIKQQGLWRRDILDDGSWKQIVNPILVDFVTRCPGSFIEEKSHSLAWHYRSSESETGFVRSRELINTLENLLPYQLRVIDGNCVVEIKSTETDKGKVAKQLSLARPYDFVLAIGDDRTDEDMFSALTLENQYTVKVGPGPTSAAYRLEGVEEVLGLLKDFSAESANSSW; this is translated from the coding sequence ATGAAGAACAACAACAGACTGATTATCGTATCGTATCGTTTACCATTCTCCATTGAAACCGCTGGTGGCAGCACAACGGTGAAAGCATCCGCCGGAGGGCTGGTAACGGCGATGAAATCGCTGGACTTCAGTGAAGCCCGGGAAAAACCGATCTGGATTGGTTGCGCCGATTTTTCCCGCCGGACCTGGGAGAAACACCAGCACCTGGTAAACGACGATTTTGAGTATGTTCCGGTTTTCCTGGAACGCAAGATTCAGCAGGATTTCTACAATGGTTTTTCCAATTCCGTGCTCTGGCCGCTGTTCCACTATTTTTCAACGTACGTCGATTACCAGGAACGAGATTTTATTGCCTACCAGAAAGCCAACGAAGCCGTCAGCGAAACCGTCGCGCAACTATTGCAACCGCAGGATATCGTCTGGGTGCACGATTATCATTTTATGGGGTTACCCAAGCTGATTCGGGAAAAACAGCCCGACGCCACCATCGGCTATTTCCTGCACATCCCGTTTCCCTCCTATGAAATCCTTCGGATTCTGCCCTATAAAGTAAAAGAGTACCTTTTAACCGGCTTGCTGGGGGCCGACCTGATCGGTTTTCACACCAACGATTACAACATTCACTTTCTGCAATCGATCCAGATCAACCTGGGCGTTCAGCACAAAATCTGGAAGATCAATTACCAGGACCGGCTGATTCAATCGGACTCTTTTCCGGTCGGCATCAATTACTCGCTGTACCATGATTCGTACGACAACGAGGATGTTATTGTGGAACGGGAAGCGTTGAAGACTGCTTATCAGAACAACAAAATTATATTTTCGGTCGACCGGCTGGATTATACCAAAGGAGTCATGCAGCGTCTGGACGCACTGGAGGCTTTTTTCCGGAAATACCCGGAATGGATTGGACGGCTGACCTTTATTCTGGTGGTGGTGCCATCACGCGACGAAATCCAGAAATACGGCGAACGGAAAGTTATGATCGAGCAGGCCGTCGGGCGAATCAACGGGAAATACGGGACGCTGATCTGGCGGCCGATTGTTTACCGGTACGGTTCGGTGCCGTTTCCGCAACTGCTTGCGCTCTACACGGCCTGCGACGTGGCCCTGATTACGCCCATCCGGGACGGCATGAACCTGGTAGCGAAAGAATTTGTGGCGGCCCGCAAAGACCACCAGGGTGTGCTGATCCTGAGCGAAATGACCGGAGCCGCCAACGAACTCAGTACGGCCCTGCACATCAATCCGATGGACGAAAACGAAGTGGCCGACAAAATGAAACAGGCGCTCGAGATGGAGCCGGAAGAACAGGCCCGCCGGATTGCCATCATGCAGCGACGCCTGAAGGAGTATGACGTAAAAAAATGGGCCAGCAGCTTTGTTGAATCGTTGTTAACTATGCAAAATACACAGAATAGAGAACCCACGCCATTGGCTCCCTTACTGCTGAATTCCGAGGTGGATTTTTCACTTCAGGAACGCTACGCCCAGGCCCGCTCACGGCTTTTGCTGCTCGATTACGACGGCACCCTCGTCAACTACAAAACCAAGCCGGAGGAAGCATCTCCCCCCGCCGAGGTCATCAATATTCTGGGTCGGCTGGCCAGCCGCCGGGAAAATTACGTGGTCATCATCAGTGGGCGCGACCAGCAGACGCTCGACGAATGGCTCGGTTTTCTGCCCATCGACATGGTAGCCGAACACGGTTCATACATCAAGCAGCAGGGACTCTGGCGCCGTGATATTCTGGACGATGGTTCCTGGAAACAGATCGTCAACCCTATTCTGGTCGATTTTGTTACCCGCTGCCCGGGTTCGTTTATTGAGGAAAAAAGCCATTCGCTGGCCTGGCATTACCGCAGTTCCGAATCAGAAACGGGTTTTGTCCGCTCCCGCGAGCTCATCAACACCCTGGAGAATTTACTGCCTTATCAGTTGCGGGTGATCGACGGCAATTGTGTAGTCGAAATCAAAAGCACCGAGACCGACAAAGGAAAGGTTGCCAAGCAGTTATCACTGGCCCGCCCCTACGACTTTGTGCTGGCCATCGGCGACGACCGCACCGATGAAGACATGTTCTCGGCCCTGACCCTGGAAAATCAGTACACCGTCAAGGTCGGACCCGGCCCTACCAGCGCGGCCTACCGGCTTGAGGGCGTTGAAGAAGTGCTCGGACTATTGAAAGACTTTTCGGCGGAGTCGGCAAACAGTTCCTGGTAA